GTAAGCACTCATGCCTCTCATCCTGGAAGGCATATGCTATGGAGCAGTACCTCGGACGAAGTTCGCACCCCAGGGAGAAGCCCGTGTCGATCAAGGTACGCATCGCGGATTTAAATGACTTGGACCAGGTGGCGGTACTGTTCGACGAGTATCGACAGTTCTACGCGCAGAAGGCGGATGCGGCGCTCGCGCGTAGCTTCATGAAGGCTCGACTGGCAGAGGGCTCGTCACTGGTACTCGTTACCGAGAACCCTGAAGGTGAGATCGTCGCCTTCACCCAGTTGTATCCGCTCTTTGACTCGGTGGGTGCCGTACCTAGCTTCATCCTCTATGACCTTTTTGTAGCAAAACAGGCTCGCCGACAAGGGATCGCCAGGGCATTGATGATAGAAGCAGTCAACGAAGCGCGCCGCCGGGGTGCCGGGCGGCTGGAGCTGC
This genomic window from Dyella terrae contains:
- a CDS encoding GNAT family N-acetyltransferase — protein: MSIKVRIADLNDLDQVAVLFDEYRQFYAQKADAALARSFMKARLAEGSSLVLVTENPEGEIVAFTQLYPLFDSVGAVPSFILYDLFVAKQARRQGIARALMIEAVNEARRRGAGRLELQTARDNVAAQALYEGLGWLRDNDFFVYAIHP